Proteins from a genomic interval of Archangium lipolyticum:
- a CDS encoding DUF427 domain-containing protein: MARAMWNGAVLAESDTYELVEGNVYFPRESVKREVLKDSGTHTTCPWKGVASYYDVVVDGKSNKDAAWYYPEPKEAADSIRGHIAFWKGVQVER; encoded by the coding sequence ATGGCGCGGGCGATGTGGAACGGAGCGGTGCTCGCCGAGAGTGACACGTACGAGCTGGTGGAGGGGAACGTGTACTTTCCGAGGGAGTCGGTGAAGCGGGAGGTGCTGAAGGACAGCGGAACGCACACGACATGTCCGTGGAAGGGAGTGGCGAGCTACTACGACGTGGTCGTGGACGGGAAGTCGAACAAGGACGCGGCCTGGTACTACCCGGAGCCGAAGGAAGCGGCTGACAGCATTCGGGGCCATATCGCGTTCTGGAAGGGAGTGCAGGTGGAGCGCTAG
- a CDS encoding DUF1615 domain-containing protein, which yields MLALGLLALLAACARNVRPAEPPLPPRVTVEQAAKLIPPDEKDREGWAEDVMAALEAHRMYPSAEAVCSVLAVIEQESGFESNPPVAGLARIVQQKLDAYADKLGPLGPPAVKALLEGKAPGQRQTFEQRLKQVRTERDLDRIFREMLEYYETEYPKSYAAAQLASTLFKSTRLEDLNPITTAGSMQVSVKFSADLAGGDEQAMQRVREELYTRGGGVYYGTARLLGYEAHYDDPIYRFADYNAGFYASRNAAVQAQVSRLTGINLVPDGDLLAYDKQGEPLDQDSNSLKALLAFRERYASDDLSERRVRKDALLEKELAFEETDTWNAIKRAYQEVTNETPAYAQLPTVVIRSPKMSSERSTAWFAQSVNRRYQKCMARYAALPK from the coding sequence GTGCTGGCGCTGGGACTGCTCGCGCTCCTGGCCGCGTGCGCCCGCAACGTGCGTCCCGCGGAGCCCCCGCTCCCACCGCGCGTCACCGTGGAGCAGGCGGCGAAGCTCATTCCCCCGGACGAGAAGGATCGGGAGGGCTGGGCGGAGGACGTGATGGCCGCGCTGGAGGCGCACCGGATGTACCCCTCGGCGGAGGCGGTGTGCTCGGTGCTGGCCGTCATCGAGCAGGAGTCCGGCTTCGAGTCCAACCCGCCCGTGGCGGGACTGGCGCGCATCGTCCAGCAGAAACTGGACGCCTACGCGGACAAGCTGGGTCCCCTGGGGCCGCCCGCGGTGAAGGCACTGCTCGAGGGCAAGGCCCCGGGCCAGAGACAGACGTTCGAGCAGCGTCTCAAGCAGGTGAGGACGGAGCGGGACCTGGACCGCATCTTCCGTGAGATGCTGGAGTACTACGAGACGGAGTACCCGAAGTCGTACGCTGCGGCGCAGCTGGCGAGCACGCTCTTCAAGTCCACGCGGTTGGAGGACCTCAACCCCATCACCACCGCCGGCTCCATGCAGGTGAGCGTGAAGTTCTCGGCGGACCTGGCCGGCGGGGACGAGCAGGCGATGCAGCGGGTGCGTGAGGAGCTCTACACGCGCGGCGGCGGCGTCTACTACGGCACGGCGCGGCTGCTCGGCTACGAGGCCCACTACGACGACCCCATCTACCGCTTCGCGGACTACAACGCGGGCTTCTACGCCTCGCGCAACGCGGCGGTGCAGGCGCAGGTGAGCCGCCTCACTGGCATCAACCTGGTCCCGGATGGAGACCTGCTCGCCTATGACAAGCAGGGCGAGCCCCTGGACCAGGACAGCAACTCGCTCAAGGCGCTGCTCGCCTTCCGGGAGAGATACGCCTCGGATGACCTGAGCGAGCGCCGCGTGCGCAAGGACGCGCTGCTGGAGAAGGAGCTCGCCTTCGAGGAGACGGACACCTGGAACGCCATCAAGCGGGCGTACCAGGAGGTCACGAACGAGACACCAGCCTACGCGCAGCTGCCCACGGTGGTCATCCGCAGCCCGAAGATGAGCTCGGAGCGCTCCACGGCGTGGTTCGCGCAGTCGGTGAACAGGCGCTACCAGAAGTGCATGGCCCGCTACGCGGCACTGCCGAAGTAG
- a CDS encoding acyl-CoA dehydrogenase produces MTAPASNPLLSDRDVDFQLYEVLDTESLCKLPAFADHSRETFTLFLDSTRRFARDVLFPTYRLMDAEPPVFRDGRVHVHPLMRKLYPQLVELGLLSATRPAEVGGQQLPLTVYSLASAYLMAGNLSAYGFVGLTTGAAHLIEAFGSPWLKDTFMSRMYQGEWTGTMALTEPQAGSSLADVRTRATPAADGTYLITGSKIFISGGDQDFTENVVHLTLARIEGSPPGTRGLSLFAVPARRPEGGRLVDNDVRVAGAIHKIGWKGIPSIALNYGEGGDCRGWILGEPGRGLSQMFQMMNEARIMVGLNGVATASVAYHEALAYARNRPQGRPSWEKDATRPQHPIIEHADVRRMLLRQKAIVEGGLSLLATASWQADVAEHGKTEEERKRAGLLLDLLVPLAKTFPAEKGFEANTLAVQVHGGYGYSTEYLPEAWLRDQKLNSIHEGTTGIQGLDLLGRKAMAAGGAAMQAFAEEVEATVERARRAGVDPAWGDALSKAMQQVAELTMDLGAAGMAGEVERMLRHSAHYMELFSILAVAWRWLAQAAAAQEGIARGGGDRGFYEGKLAAAQYWLHTELPRVSTLVSLCRSGEDSYTRMQPEWF; encoded by the coding sequence ATGACCGCCCCCGCCTCGAACCCGCTGCTCTCCGATCGCGACGTGGACTTCCAGCTCTACGAGGTGCTGGACACGGAATCGCTCTGCAAGCTCCCGGCCTTCGCGGACCACTCGCGCGAGACGTTCACGCTCTTCCTGGACAGCACGCGCCGCTTCGCGCGGGACGTGCTCTTCCCCACGTATCGCCTCATGGACGCCGAGCCGCCGGTGTTCCGCGATGGCCGTGTCCACGTCCACCCACTGATGCGCAAGCTGTACCCCCAACTGGTCGAGCTGGGCCTGCTGTCGGCCACGCGGCCCGCCGAGGTGGGAGGCCAGCAGCTGCCGCTCACGGTGTACTCGCTGGCCTCGGCGTACCTGATGGCGGGCAACCTGAGCGCCTACGGCTTCGTCGGCCTCACCACCGGCGCGGCGCACCTCATCGAGGCCTTCGGCAGCCCCTGGCTCAAGGACACGTTCATGTCGCGCATGTACCAGGGCGAGTGGACGGGCACGATGGCCCTCACCGAGCCCCAGGCGGGCAGCAGCCTCGCGGACGTGCGCACCCGGGCCACGCCCGCCGCGGATGGCACGTACCTCATCACCGGCTCGAAGATCTTCATCAGCGGCGGGGACCAGGACTTCACGGAGAACGTGGTGCACCTCACGCTGGCGCGCATCGAGGGCTCGCCGCCGGGAACACGGGGCCTGTCGCTCTTCGCGGTGCCGGCGCGCCGGCCCGAGGGGGGCCGGCTGGTGGACAACGACGTGCGGGTGGCGGGAGCCATCCACAAGATTGGTTGGAAGGGCATCCCCAGCATCGCGCTCAACTACGGCGAGGGCGGGGACTGCCGCGGGTGGATTCTGGGCGAGCCGGGCAGGGGCTTGTCCCAGATGTTCCAGATGATGAACGAGGCACGCATCATGGTGGGCCTCAACGGCGTGGCGACGGCCTCGGTGGCGTACCACGAGGCGCTGGCGTACGCGCGGAACCGTCCCCAGGGGCGCCCCTCCTGGGAGAAGGACGCGACCCGGCCGCAGCACCCCATCATCGAGCACGCGGACGTACGGCGGATGCTGCTGCGGCAGAAGGCCATCGTGGAGGGCGGCCTGTCGCTGCTGGCAACCGCCTCGTGGCAGGCGGACGTGGCGGAGCACGGGAAGACGGAGGAGGAGCGCAAGCGCGCGGGGCTGCTGTTGGATCTGCTCGTGCCGCTGGCCAAGACCTTCCCCGCGGAGAAGGGCTTCGAGGCCAACACGCTCGCGGTGCAGGTGCACGGCGGCTACGGCTACTCGACCGAGTACCTGCCGGAGGCGTGGCTGAGAGATCAGAAGCTCAACAGCATCCACGAGGGCACCACGGGCATCCAGGGTTTGGACCTGCTGGGGCGCAAGGCGATGGCGGCGGGCGGCGCGGCGATGCAGGCGTTCGCCGAGGAGGTGGAGGCCACGGTGGAGCGGGCGCGCCGGGCGGGCGTGGACCCGGCCTGGGGTGATGCGCTGAGCAAGGCCATGCAGCAGGTGGCCGAGCTGACGATGGACCTGGGCGCCGCGGGCATGGCGGGCGAGGTGGAGCGCATGCTGCGCCACAGCGCGCACTACATGGAGCTGTTCTCCATCCTGGCGGTGGCGTGGCGATGGCTGGCGCAGGCGGCGGCGGCTCAAGAGGGCATCGCTCGCGGCGGCGGCGACCGCGGCTTCTACGAGGGCAAGCTGGCCGCGGCACAGTACTGGCTGCACACGGAGCTGCCCCGGGTGTCGACCCTGGTCTCGCTGTGCCGCTCGGGGGAGGACTCGTACACGCGGATGCAGCCCGAGTGGTTCTGA
- a CDS encoding TonB-dependent receptor family protein, producing MSWFLPCALLSATLSQTPTPEEPSPGPLPEATAPRETTVVAPRVPTPLSRTPTAVSVVEQEDIQEGRPTLGLSEALVGVPGLLTQSRNNYSQDLRLSIRGFGARSAFGIRGVTVLVDGFPETMPDGQTNVDSLDMASTARIEVLRGLASSLYGNAAGGVVSITTEEGPDRPFVEARTLHGDAGLWKLHAKGGGKSGDVRWLVSASRLEQGGWRRQSGTEQALLNGKVGWTPDERSQLTAVLSLVDAPEAGDAGGLTRQEVEGDPRQASPTNLGARAGESVRQGRLGLTYHRRLDETQELNASGFLALRRFQNALPSVVVAFDRTFDGVSVRYGNRAPLFGLRSRFTVGAELQSQSDRRKNFDNVDGRPGSTLQLDQDEDVTSLGVFVQEEWEPLERLTLVAGARYDVSRYAVEDFLKEDGDGTGTRTFQQPTGRLGLIWAPRPEVSVFANVSQAFEAPTTTELAVQPGSGGGLSRDLKPQHSDGVELGTRGLLWGRLRYDVALFAVFIRDGLVRFEDENARAYYRNTGRSRHVGAEVALETKVTEELRVRAAYNALQATFRDYTSQGKQLRGKSIPGIPAHQVSAEAAYQHASGARAAVEVFSAGGLYADDANTVREHTAWVMNVRLGHHFQMGIFEVSPFLGLQNLLSARYSDNVRVNAARGRYFEPAPPLTVYAGAGLSHRW from the coding sequence ATGTCCTGGTTCCTCCCCTGCGCGCTGCTCTCCGCCACACTGTCCCAGACTCCGACACCCGAGGAACCATCGCCCGGGCCCCTACCCGAGGCCACCGCTCCTCGGGAAACGACGGTGGTGGCGCCGCGGGTGCCCACGCCGCTGAGCCGAACACCGACGGCCGTGAGCGTGGTGGAGCAGGAAGACATCCAGGAGGGGCGCCCCACGCTGGGCCTGTCCGAGGCACTGGTGGGAGTACCGGGGCTGCTGACGCAGAGCCGGAACAACTACTCACAGGACCTGAGGCTCTCGATTCGAGGCTTCGGGGCACGCTCGGCGTTCGGCATCCGGGGGGTGACGGTGCTGGTGGACGGCTTCCCGGAGACGATGCCGGACGGGCAGACGAACGTGGACAGCCTGGACATGGCATCCACGGCGCGCATCGAGGTGCTGAGGGGGCTGGCCTCGTCGCTGTACGGGAACGCGGCGGGGGGAGTGGTGAGCATCACCACGGAGGAGGGCCCGGACCGGCCCTTCGTGGAGGCGCGGACGCTGCACGGGGACGCGGGCCTGTGGAAGCTGCACGCAAAGGGCGGAGGAAAGAGCGGGGACGTGCGCTGGCTGGTGAGCGCGTCGAGGCTGGAGCAGGGAGGGTGGCGGCGGCAGTCGGGGACGGAGCAGGCGCTGCTGAACGGGAAGGTGGGCTGGACGCCGGATGAGCGCTCACAGCTGACGGCGGTGCTGTCGCTGGTGGATGCACCCGAAGCAGGGGACGCCGGAGGACTGACGCGGCAGGAGGTGGAAGGAGACCCCCGGCAGGCCTCGCCCACCAACCTGGGCGCCCGCGCGGGCGAGTCGGTGAGGCAGGGGCGGCTGGGGCTGACGTACCACCGACGGCTGGACGAGACACAGGAGTTGAACGCGAGCGGCTTCCTGGCGCTGAGGCGCTTCCAGAACGCACTGCCCTCGGTGGTGGTGGCCTTCGACCGGACGTTCGACGGGGTGTCGGTGCGCTACGGCAACCGGGCGCCGCTGTTCGGGCTGCGCAGCCGCTTCACGGTGGGGGCGGAGCTCCAGTCCCAGTCGGACCGGCGGAAGAACTTCGACAACGTGGACGGCCGGCCCGGGAGCACGTTGCAACTGGACCAGGACGAGGACGTGACGTCCCTGGGTGTCTTCGTGCAGGAGGAGTGGGAGCCGCTCGAACGCCTGACGCTGGTGGCGGGGGCGAGGTACGACGTATCGCGCTACGCGGTGGAGGACTTCCTGAAGGAGGACGGGGACGGGACGGGGACGCGGACGTTCCAGCAGCCCACGGGGCGGCTGGGGCTCATCTGGGCACCGAGGCCGGAGGTGTCGGTGTTCGCGAACGTCTCACAGGCCTTCGAGGCGCCGACGACGACGGAGCTGGCGGTGCAGCCGGGGTCGGGCGGAGGACTGTCGAGGGACTTGAAACCGCAGCACTCGGACGGAGTGGAGCTGGGGACGCGAGGACTGCTGTGGGGCCGGCTGCGCTACGACGTGGCGCTGTTCGCGGTGTTCATCCGCGACGGGCTGGTGCGCTTCGAGGACGAGAACGCGAGGGCGTACTACCGCAACACGGGACGTTCGAGGCACGTGGGGGCGGAGGTGGCGTTGGAGACGAAGGTGACGGAGGAGCTGCGGGTGCGCGCGGCGTACAACGCGTTGCAGGCGACGTTCCGCGACTACACGTCACAGGGGAAGCAGCTGCGAGGCAAGTCCATTCCGGGCATTCCGGCGCACCAGGTGAGCGCGGAGGCGGCGTACCAGCACGCGAGCGGAGCGAGGGCGGCGGTGGAGGTGTTCAGCGCGGGAGGGCTGTACGCGGACGACGCGAACACGGTGCGCGAGCACACGGCCTGGGTGATGAACGTGCGGCTGGGACACCACTTCCAGATGGGCATCTTCGAGGTGAGCCCGTTCCTGGGGCTGCAGAACCTGCTGTCGGCGCGCTACAGTGACAACGTGCGGGTGAACGCGGCCCGGGGGCGCTACTTCGAGCCGGCGCCGCCGCTGACGGTGTACGCGGGAGCGGGCCTGTCGCACCGCTGGTGA
- a CDS encoding DUF4276 family protein, translated as MKRLVCVVEGEGEVAAIPNLCARVMAYLGVQGWVVDPEPIRRKRSALVDARHPRPRRPCREDEVVKAMVLAQRRPRPGNAVLLLCDEDEDCAAVWGPDATRVMRRLGAGVALMAVHEYETWLLLSRPDAELLAAGVAVPVSGRGAKGTMRKLVPDYSPTVHQLQETRRIDIGFLRERSESFDKLVRSIAELCGVPAMPLA; from the coding sequence GTGAAGCGACTCGTCTGTGTCGTGGAAGGAGAGGGGGAGGTCGCTGCCATCCCGAACCTGTGTGCCCGGGTGATGGCCTACCTCGGAGTCCAGGGCTGGGTGGTGGATCCCGAGCCCATTCGCCGGAAGCGTTCCGCGCTCGTGGATGCTCGCCATCCGAGGCCTCGGCGGCCGTGCCGCGAGGACGAGGTAGTCAAGGCCATGGTGCTGGCGCAGCGGCGGCCTCGTCCTGGGAATGCCGTGCTGTTGCTGTGTGACGAGGACGAGGATTGCGCCGCGGTATGGGGACCGGATGCCACACGTGTCATGCGCCGTCTGGGGGCTGGCGTCGCCTTGATGGCTGTTCATGAGTACGAGACGTGGCTCCTGCTCAGCCGGCCGGATGCGGAGTTGCTGGCGGCGGGAGTGGCCGTGCCGGTGTCGGGGCGTGGCGCCAAGGGCACGATGAGGAAGCTCGTCCCGGATTATTCCCCGACCGTGCACCAGCTCCAGGAGACGCGGCGCATCGATATCGGTTTCCTCCGGGAGCGCTCCGAGTCATTCGACAAGTTGGTTCGCTCGATTGCCGAGCTTTGTGGAGTGCCCGCGATGCCCTTGGCCTGA
- a CDS encoding M48 family metallopeptidase, translating into MRPLILSAALLGLLLGSGCASLASATRPATRAIGELVLSPQDEMRLGSQLAAQVRQQEKVLDDPQVQSYVNALGQRLVSQAPRQERPFDFHFTVIDAPDNVNAFALPGGHIFVYSGLLRAASNEAELAAVLGHEVAHVTSGHARQQLASQVGLGTLQQLLLGDNPHALAQLGSAIAAQGYLAAYTRGMESEADKRGLLYLDQSGYDPAAMARFFGKLDKLQGSRPNFVSSFFATHPNPGARAREVSSLIESRGYGGGQEAIVSSEFQNIQARVGGPVR; encoded by the coding sequence ATGAGACCCCTCATCCTCTCCGCCGCTCTGTTGGGGCTGCTGCTCGGATCGGGCTGCGCCTCCCTCGCCTCCGCCACCCGCCCCGCTACCCGCGCCATCGGCGAGCTCGTCCTGTCTCCCCAGGACGAGATGCGGCTGGGAAGCCAGCTCGCCGCCCAGGTGAGGCAACAGGAGAAGGTCCTCGACGACCCCCAGGTGCAGAGCTACGTGAACGCCCTTGGACAGCGCCTCGTCTCCCAGGCGCCCAGGCAGGAGCGGCCGTTCGACTTCCACTTCACCGTCATCGACGCGCCCGACAACGTCAACGCCTTCGCCCTGCCCGGTGGCCACATCTTCGTCTACTCGGGCCTCCTTCGCGCGGCCAGCAACGAGGCCGAGCTCGCGGCCGTGCTCGGCCATGAGGTCGCCCACGTCACCTCCGGTCATGCCCGCCAGCAACTCGCCAGCCAGGTGGGACTGGGCACCCTGCAGCAACTCCTGCTCGGCGACAACCCGCACGCCCTCGCCCAGCTCGGCAGCGCCATCGCCGCCCAGGGCTACCTCGCCGCGTACACCCGCGGCATGGAGAGCGAGGCGGACAAACGAGGCCTGCTGTACCTGGATCAATCCGGCTACGACCCGGCCGCGATGGCTCGCTTCTTCGGCAAGCTCGACAAGCTGCAGGGCTCCAGGCCCAACTTCGTGAGCTCCTTCTTCGCCACCCACCCGAACCCCGGCGCACGCGCGCGCGAGGTGAGCTCCCTCATCGAGTCGCGTGGTTACGGTGGTGGGCAGGAAGCCATCGTCAGCAGTGAGTTCCAGAACATCCAGGCCCGGGTCGGTGGGCCGGTGCGCTGA
- a CDS encoding AAA family ATPase gives MWLRIALKNYRSIESAEVELAPFTVLVGPNGSGKTNFVDALVLASELGFDAASAIQRRGGLASIRRWGVGEDDTLQVRMRISESKEELASSYSEQFFSMAAADGGRWRFLDETFELVKAGTRFFHFTRQGELVMGEPPFRFPHLPPTTSIMLYIRQLIPREFIDVQRLRLDLDEMIAPQPRGEAGMLLENGSNIASVLERLHSQDKRAFDFVVMSMRRLIPGLEDISVEEAGGFLLLRFSQRQPSGVARFAAANMSEGALRALGIIVAARTLPSREEPYSLARLLIVEEPEVAIHPGAAALLFEVLKLASQRGSVLVTTHSPELLDAAQDEEILVCGYRNGTTRIGPLSTAQREVVREGLLSLSELARSEPLRIEGEEPESLDPRDLA, from the coding sequence ATGTGGCTGCGGATCGCGCTGAAGAACTACCGGAGCATCGAGAGCGCGGAGGTGGAGCTGGCGCCTTTCACGGTCCTGGTGGGACCGAACGGTAGCGGCAAGACCAACTTCGTCGACGCGCTCGTGCTCGCCAGTGAGCTGGGCTTCGATGCCGCATCCGCCATCCAGCGGCGGGGTGGATTGGCGTCCATCCGGCGTTGGGGCGTCGGGGAAGACGACACGCTCCAGGTGAGGATGCGCATCAGCGAAAGCAAGGAGGAGCTTGCTTCGAGCTATTCCGAGCAATTCTTCTCGATGGCCGCAGCGGATGGCGGCAGGTGGAGGTTCTTGGACGAGACCTTCGAGCTCGTCAAGGCGGGGACGCGGTTCTTCCACTTCACGCGTCAGGGGGAGCTCGTGATGGGTGAGCCCCCTTTCAGGTTTCCACACCTGCCGCCCACGACGAGCATCATGCTCTACATCCGGCAGTTGATTCCCAGGGAGTTCATCGACGTGCAGCGGCTGCGTCTGGACCTGGACGAGATGATCGCGCCCCAGCCTCGCGGCGAAGCGGGGATGCTCTTGGAGAACGGGAGCAACATCGCCAGCGTGCTGGAACGTCTCCACAGCCAGGACAAGAGGGCGTTCGATTTCGTCGTCATGTCCATGCGACGGCTCATCCCCGGTCTGGAGGACATCTCCGTCGAGGAGGCGGGCGGGTTCCTGCTCCTGCGATTCAGTCAGCGACAGCCTTCGGGAGTGGCGCGTTTCGCGGCGGCCAACATGTCGGAAGGGGCTCTGCGGGCCCTGGGCATCATTGTCGCGGCCCGGACCCTCCCCTCCAGGGAAGAGCCCTATTCCCTTGCCCGCTTGCTCATCGTCGAGGAACCCGAGGTCGCCATCCATCCCGGGGCCGCGGCGTTGCTCTTCGAGGTGCTGAAGCTCGCCTCGCAGCGGGGCTCCGTCCTGGTGACGACCCACAGCCCAGAGCTGCTGGACGCGGCCCAGGACGAGGAGATCCTCGTGTGCGGCTACCGGAACGGGACCACGCGAATCGGGCCTCTCTCCACGGCCCAGCGGGAGGTCGTCCGAGAGGGACTCTTGAGCCTGTCGGAGCTCGCGCGTAGCGAGCCGCTCCGGATCGAGGGCGAGGAGCCAGAATCGCTGGATCCGCGCGATCTGGCGTGA